The Nitrospiria bacterium genome contains a region encoding:
- a CDS encoding HU family DNA-binding protein, with amino-acid sequence MTKHELIEKISGMAGISKVAAGDALNAAIDGITSALKKGQKVSLIGFGTFSVTKRKPRVGRNPKTGDVIKIPACRVPKFSAGKELKTAVK; translated from the coding sequence ATGACCAAACACGAATTGATTGAAAAAATTTCCGGTATGGCCGGAATCAGCAAAGTGGCCGCCGGAGACGCGCTGAATGCGGCCATTGACGGTATTACTTCCGCCCTTAAAAAGGGGCAGAAGGTCAGCTTGATCGGCTTTGGAACGTTTTCGGTAACCAAGAGAAAGCCCCGGGTGGGCCGAAATCCGAAGACCGGAGATGTTATTAAGATCCCGGCCTGCCGGGTTCCGAAGTTTTCAGCCGGCAAGGAACTGAAGACCGCTGTGAAATAG
- a CDS encoding helix-turn-helix domain-containing protein, which produces MSAKNVLLVNDDPSLLDCFQKSTPATVLSIRDTTRLRQKLKHDVFPLVILETKKDWTRDLKRLVSNGHHDDRYMIIGSSGMLKRTADRINEITMQLLEKPSSSSTSQAKPVQPKKAPDLALEEFMEHRLKDFVKRMKASGGRNLHSMLLREIERPLIAITLKETNGNQIQASHLLGINRNTLRKKIKELKIRIHNNRSK; this is translated from the coding sequence GTGTCCGCAAAGAACGTCCTCCTGGTCAACGATGATCCTTCCCTGCTTGATTGCTTCCAAAAGTCGACCCCTGCAACGGTGCTGTCGATCCGGGATACCACCCGCCTCCGGCAAAAATTAAAGCACGATGTCTTTCCCCTCGTCATCCTGGAAACGAAGAAAGACTGGACGAGGGATCTCAAGCGCCTGGTGAGCAACGGCCACCATGACGATCGCTATATGATCATCGGGTCATCGGGGATGCTTAAACGGACGGCGGATCGGATCAACGAAATCACGATGCAACTGCTGGAGAAGCCCTCTTCCAGTTCAACCTCCCAAGCCAAACCGGTCCAGCCGAAAAAGGCCCCGGATCTGGCTCTGGAGGAATTTATGGAGCATCGGCTCAAAGATTTCGTCAAACGAATGAAAGCCTCGGGCGGCCGCAACCTGCACTCCATGTTGCTTCGAGAAATCGAACGGCCGTTGATCGCGATCACGCTGAAGGAAACAAACGGGAATCAAATCCAAGCGTCCCATCTGCTCGGGATTAACCGGAACACGCTTCGAAAAAAGATCAAAGAGCTAAAGATTCGGATCCATAATAATCGCTCAAAATAA